GATGGTAAAGCAGAAAAGCCCAAGAAGCGTGGACCGAAGCCGATGTACACAAAGCCCGCCGAACCTGATCACGAGGGCTAAGCAATGGCCTTGCGCTATCCTCTGAAGTACAACCAGTACCGAGGCCATACCCTAACCACACCCCCAGCCTCTGAGCCTGTCACGGCTGCTGACGTTAAGAATCAGCTAGAGATTGATGTGGCCGACACTGCGAAAGACACGCAGATCGAGCTATACATTACAGCTGCGCGTGAGATGGTCGAGGAATATACAGGGCTCGCACTGATCACCCAGGTCTGGAAGTTGACCCTAGATCATTGGCCCAATGACCGAGAGGAATGGTGGGATGGTGTACGGCAAGGCGCACTCAACGAGCTAAGGGCATCAGGAAGGGCCGCGCAGATTATGCTGCCCCGTTATCCCCTGCAATCTGTTGACACCATCACTGCTGATGGTGACGCCGTTACGATTGCTGATGTGTTTATTACCGACACCCAGCAGCGTCCCGGCCGGTTGGTTATCAAGCATGGCGCAACTTGGCCCACCACCATTGATAACGCCAACGCTATCGTAATCGACTACACGGCAGGCTATGGGGCTAACGCTACTGATGTGCCAGCGGCTATCCGCTTGGGCATCATCCAGATGGCGGCGTATATGTTTGAGCATCGAGGTGACTGCGATACGGCAAGCGCCATGAAGATGAGCGGGGCACAATCGCTGATCAACAGTTATAAGGTGCTTGAGCTTTGACCAAGAATATAGATCGGATGAGGCCGCATAATGGCCGCTATCTTCTGGAAAGCGACAAGCTCATAAACCTTGCTGATGTGGTTGGCAGGTTTGAGAAATCGCTGACCCCTCTAAATGCCATCCAAGTTGCCGAGGGCTTCCCCGTTGTTAGCTTGAAATCTAACTATGGCTACACTGATCTACGGGACAAGACAACCGCCATTGGTAGCGGCACTGTTACGAATACCGTGGGTGATGGTCGATATCTTCTTTCTACCGGAACCACTCCCA
This genomic window from Candidatus Obscuribacterales bacterium contains:
- a CDS encoding phage head-tail connector protein translates to MALRYPLKYNQYRGHTLTTPPASEPVTAADVKNQLEIDVADTAKDTQIELYITAAREMVEEYTGLALITQVWKLTLDHWPNDREEWWDGVRQGALNELRASGRAAQIMLPRYPLQSVDTITADGDAVTIADVFITDTQQRPGRLVIKHGATWPTTIDNANAIVIDYTAGYGANATDVPAAIRLGIIQMAAYMFEHRGDCDTASAMKMSGAQSLINSYKVLEL